The following are from one region of the Ostrinia nubilalis chromosome 28, ilOstNubi1.1, whole genome shotgun sequence genome:
- the LOC135085408 gene encoding uncharacterized protein LOC135085408 isoform X1, translating to MKNQILFAFLFGLNILYYVEAYPTQHEPADNTVYSIKHCIKMTPENEDKVNNIVVKISDFLYNLTVEYDDIDIRLLKIIIEGHSDNETEEKDTQVKLLVNDCDHVQEFADAEALEEMINQQTDEEDIYEITGSVEVDDQPDSPIDDSNELQFDDDIFNFTQLNDASNNATNDDDVNNDVTSNVDTAQNATALTDNSAVDVEGIPPTSEANYDVKGPVLVRLDLDKKGDKLVKGTQAKRGEHVPLLLYIRKVLGNTEYLFGN from the exons ATGAAAAATCAGATTTTGTTTGCATTCCTGTTTGGATTGAAT ATACTCTACTACGTAGAAGCATATCCAACTCAACATG AACCAGCCGACAATACCGTCTACAGCATCAAGCACTGCATCAAAATGACCCCCGAAAACGAGGACAAAGTGAACAACATCGTCGTAAAAATCAGCGACTTTCTGTACAATCTGACAGTCGAGTACGATGACATTGACATACGCCTGCTAAAGATCATAATCGAAGGCCATTCAGACAACGAAACTGAGGAGAAAGACACTCAAGTCAAACTGTTGGTTAACGACTGCGACCACGTCCAAGAATTCGCCGATGCTGAAGCGTTAGAAGAAATGATTAACCAGCAAACCGACGAAGAAGATATTTACGAGATAACTGGATCGGTGGAAGTAGATGATCAGCCAGATAGTCCAATTGATGATTCTAACGAATTGCAATTCGATGACGACATCTTCAATTTCACGCAGCTAAATGATGCTTCTAATAATGCTACCAATGATGATGACGTCAACAATGATGTCACATCTAATGTAGATACAGCACAGAATGCTACAGCATTGACTGACAATTCTGCAGTAGACGTTGAAGGAATTCCACCAACGTCTGAAGCAAATTATGATGTAAAAGGTCCAGTTTTAGTTCGATTGGATTTAGACAAGAAGGGAGACAAATTGGTCAAAGGAACTCAAGCGAAGAGAGGAGAGCATGTTCCCCTCTTGCTCTATATCCGAAAAGTTTTGGGCAACACAGAATACTTGTTCGGTAATTGA
- the LOC135085408 gene encoding uncharacterized protein LOC135085408 isoform X2, with translation MTPENEDKVNNIVVKISDFLYNLTVEYDDIDIRLLKIIIEGHSDNETEEKDTQVKLLVNDCDHVQEFADAEALEEMINQQTDEEDIYEITGSVEVDDQPDSPIDDSNELQFDDDIFNFTQLNDASNNATNDDDVNNDVTSNVDTAQNATALTDNSAVDVEGIPPTSEANYDVKGPVLVRLDLDKKGDKLVKGTQAKRGEHVPLLLYIRKVLGNTEYLFGN, from the coding sequence ATGACCCCCGAAAACGAGGACAAAGTGAACAACATCGTCGTAAAAATCAGCGACTTTCTGTACAATCTGACAGTCGAGTACGATGACATTGACATACGCCTGCTAAAGATCATAATCGAAGGCCATTCAGACAACGAAACTGAGGAGAAAGACACTCAAGTCAAACTGTTGGTTAACGACTGCGACCACGTCCAAGAATTCGCCGATGCTGAAGCGTTAGAAGAAATGATTAACCAGCAAACCGACGAAGAAGATATTTACGAGATAACTGGATCGGTGGAAGTAGATGATCAGCCAGATAGTCCAATTGATGATTCTAACGAATTGCAATTCGATGACGACATCTTCAATTTCACGCAGCTAAATGATGCTTCTAATAATGCTACCAATGATGATGACGTCAACAATGATGTCACATCTAATGTAGATACAGCACAGAATGCTACAGCATTGACTGACAATTCTGCAGTAGACGTTGAAGGAATTCCACCAACGTCTGAAGCAAATTATGATGTAAAAGGTCCAGTTTTAGTTCGATTGGATTTAGACAAGAAGGGAGACAAATTGGTCAAAGGAACTCAAGCGAAGAGAGGAGAGCATGTTCCCCTCTTGCTCTATATCCGAAAAGTTTTGGGCAACACAGAATACTTGTTCGGTAATTGA